The Geobacter sp. AOG2 genome includes a window with the following:
- the ilvA gene encoding threonine ammonia-lyase yields the protein MPLYELIQEAYDRLRKRVRRTELIYSHHYAERLGVPLFFKCENLQRTGSFKIRGALNFMTAQTREALKNGVITASAGNHAQGVAFSADLLGVKATIYMPEITPPQKVQATRDYGADIVLVGKNFDEACEAAQEAQRSTGALFVHPFDDELVMAGQGTIALEILEELPDVQNLLIPVGGGGLIAGMAAAVRECAPHVRIIGVESTAAQSMSASFAAGTPCEVPVKVTLADGIAVKRPGQLTVPIIRTCVDEIVLVEEEEIAQSIVSLLERTKLLVEGAGAVPLAAVLHGKVRDLRGKTLCLLSGGNIDVKTIALVVERGLLAAGRYLKLRIELDDLPGALATLTADIAATRANISLINHERRSETIALGKTSVALELETRGREHRAEVIAHLRERGYALMAE from the coding sequence ATGCCCCTCTACGAGCTCATACAGGAAGCCTATGACCGACTCAGGAAGCGCGTCCGCCGCACTGAGCTGATCTATTCACATCACTATGCGGAGCGTTTAGGGGTTCCACTGTTCTTCAAGTGCGAAAACCTCCAACGGACCGGCTCCTTCAAGATCAGGGGAGCCCTCAACTTCATGACCGCCCAGACGCGGGAAGCTCTGAAAAATGGTGTCATTACCGCATCCGCAGGAAACCACGCCCAAGGGGTGGCCTTCTCGGCGGACCTACTGGGCGTCAAGGCGACCATCTACATGCCGGAGATCACCCCGCCTCAAAAAGTTCAGGCTACCCGCGATTACGGCGCCGATATCGTGCTGGTCGGCAAGAACTTTGATGAGGCCTGCGAGGCGGCGCAAGAGGCACAGCGCTCCACCGGAGCGCTCTTCGTGCATCCTTTTGATGATGAATTGGTCATGGCCGGCCAGGGCACCATCGCATTGGAGATCCTGGAAGAGTTGCCGGACGTGCAAAATCTGCTGATCCCGGTGGGAGGCGGTGGCTTGATAGCCGGCATGGCGGCAGCAGTACGGGAGTGCGCGCCCCATGTCCGTATCATCGGCGTTGAATCGACGGCCGCTCAGTCCATGTCAGCCTCGTTCGCGGCGGGTACCCCTTGTGAGGTGCCGGTCAAGGTAACGCTCGCCGACGGCATTGCCGTAAAGCGGCCGGGGCAGTTGACCGTACCCATCATCAGGACCTGTGTCGATGAGATCGTTCTGGTGGAAGAAGAGGAGATCGCCCAGTCCATCGTATCACTCCTGGAACGAACGAAACTGTTGGTAGAAGGGGCCGGGGCCGTCCCCCTGGCGGCGGTGCTGCACGGCAAGGTACGGGACTTGAGGGGCAAAACCCTCTGCCTGCTGTCAGGAGGGAATATCGATGTCAAGACCATCGCGCTGGTTGTGGAACGGGGGCTTTTAGCTGCGGGGCGCTACCTGAAACTCCGGATCGAGTTGGATGACCTTCCGGGCGCATTGGCCACACTTACGGCAGACATCGCCGCAACACGGGCCAATATCTCTCTCATCAATCACGAACGACGCTCGGAGACGATCGCCTTGGGCAAAACTTCCGTGGCGCTTGAGCTGGAAACCCGCGGCCGCGAGCATCGTGCCGAGGTAATCGCCCACCTCCGCGAGCGCGGCTATGCTTTGATGGCGGAGTAG
- a CDS encoding NapC/NirT family cytochrome c, with protein MAIRKTAGYAWNIISMIGIILAMTATGLIIAFSAFEMITGIEHPYIGLMTYFLFPGMLIFGLILVPFGAWRVREQRRKGALEGMASLEEEIPKFPCLDLNDVHKRRLVIFFIVATAVFVVIVSLASIKGYEFTESTTFCGELCHPVMTPEYTAWKNSPHAKVRCVECHVGPGAAWYVKAKISGMKQLYAVLFHTYPETIETPIENLRPARETCEHCHWPAKFYVGRQKIFYHYAPNEDNTPRKIDMLIHIGGNPKVPNANGIHWHIGQEVYFVARDQKRFDIPYIAVKGKDGKMTEYMNMEKPLTKDELAKAKRRLMDCTDCHNRPTHIYHSPNEEMDLNFVSGRIDRGLPYIKKVAVEILNRPYKTKEEGFAAITQDIPAYYAKNYPAIAQQKAAAVNQAVEQVKDIYERNFFPAMKVKWNTYPNNIGHFYTAGCFRCHDGKHKSTEGKIISKDCALCHDVLSQVQENIPAGKQVTQFVHPVDIGDELYKTNCSECHSAGGHDIPGEGQEELKGLH; from the coding sequence ATGGCCATTCGCAAAACCGCCGGGTACGCCTGGAATATTATCAGCATGATCGGGATCATCCTGGCAATGACAGCCACAGGTCTCATTATCGCCTTCAGCGCCTTTGAGATGATTACCGGCATCGAGCACCCATATATTGGCTTGATGACCTATTTCCTCTTCCCGGGCATGCTGATCTTCGGTCTGATTCTCGTACCGTTCGGCGCATGGCGCGTCAGGGAACAGCGCCGCAAGGGGGCGCTCGAAGGGATGGCCTCCCTTGAAGAGGAAATTCCCAAATTCCCCTGCCTCGACCTGAACGATGTCCACAAACGCCGACTTGTCATCTTTTTCATCGTTGCCACGGCGGTCTTTGTTGTGATTGTTTCCCTTGCCTCTATCAAAGGCTATGAATTCACGGAATCGACCACCTTCTGCGGCGAGCTCTGCCATCCGGTCATGACCCCCGAGTACACCGCATGGAAAAACTCACCTCACGCCAAGGTCAGATGCGTTGAATGTCACGTGGGCCCAGGAGCCGCATGGTATGTGAAAGCCAAAATATCCGGCATGAAGCAGCTCTATGCAGTTCTGTTCCATACCTATCCGGAAACTATCGAGACCCCCATTGAAAATCTGCGCCCAGCCAGAGAAACCTGCGAACATTGCCATTGGCCCGCAAAATTCTACGTTGGCCGCCAGAAAATCTTCTATCACTATGCCCCGAACGAGGATAATACCCCCCGCAAGATCGACATGCTGATCCATATCGGCGGCAATCCCAAGGTGCCCAACGCCAACGGCATCCACTGGCACATCGGCCAGGAGGTTTATTTCGTCGCCCGCGACCAGAAGAGGTTCGATATTCCGTACATAGCCGTCAAGGGCAAGGACGGCAAGATGACCGAATATATGAACATGGAAAAACCACTCACAAAGGATGAACTCGCCAAGGCAAAGAGGCGCCTGATGGACTGCACCGACTGCCACAACAGGCCGACCCACATCTACCATTCGCCCAATGAGGAGATGGACCTTAACTTCGTATCCGGCCGCATCGACCGCGGGCTGCCCTACATCAAAAAGGTCGCCGTGGAGATCCTGAACAGGCCGTACAAGACCAAGGAAGAGGGCTTCGCCGCCATTACCCAGGATATTCCGGCCTATTATGCCAAAAACTATCCGGCCATTGCCCAACAGAAGGCGGCTGCCGTCAACCAGGCAGTGGAACAGGTAAAAGACATCTATGAACGCAACTTCTTCCCGGCCATGAAGGTGAAGTGGAACACCTACCCGAACAATATCGGACACTTTTATACAGCGGGATGCTTCAGATGCCATGACGGCAAACACAAATCAACCGAGGGCAAGATCATTTCCAAGGACTGCGCGCTTTGTCATGACGTTCTCAGTCAGGTCCAGGAAAATATCCCGGCCGGCAAGCAGGTAACCCAGTTCGTCCATCCCGTGGACATCGGTGACGAGCTTTACAAAACTAACTGCAGCGAATGCCATTCCGCGGGAGGCCACGATATCCCCGGCGAGGGCCAGGAGGAACTCAAAGGACTTCACTGA
- a CDS encoding tetratricopeptide repeat protein, which translates to MRCCDECLAAAMSLHDAGRFPEALSLYDQARALCADSPAYWNNRANTLLELNRLGEAAESYRAALALCPSLTDTRVALATCLQGLGRIDEALVECDTVLSVHPEHAEAHWNRGLLQLLSGNYEQGWREYEWRWKKRRFTSPRRQFDVPQWGGEPIAGRRILIHAEQGFGDTIQFSRYLPQVSARGAEVIFECHPQLVNLMRSLSGGIHVVPFGRALPRFDLQCPLLSLPGIFGTTLATIPSQIPYLSEPVGSRQFWGSILPATPGFKVGLCWKGKQYPDPGRSCPTGDLAALGDGIPGTEFFSLQMDEEHARLPFPCNGFAPLLLDFCDTAALIGRLDLVISIDTAVAHLAGALGSETWVMLPYSPDWRWGRQGDTTPWYPNMRLFRQKEINGWVSLVEKVASELTRWCAARGRAPYSAIKA; encoded by the coding sequence TTGAGATGTTGTGACGAGTGCCTTGCTGCCGCCATGAGCCTGCATGATGCCGGTCGTTTCCCTGAAGCGCTCTCCCTGTATGACCAAGCTCGGGCGCTCTGCGCCGACTCTCCTGCCTATTGGAATAATCGGGCCAATACCCTTCTTGAACTCAACCGGCTTGGGGAGGCCGCCGAAAGCTATCGCGCGGCCCTTGCCTTGTGTCCCTCCCTGACGGATACCCGGGTTGCTTTGGCCACCTGCCTTCAGGGGCTGGGGAGGATCGACGAGGCTCTTGTAGAGTGCGACACCGTACTGTCCGTCCATCCCGAGCATGCCGAAGCCCATTGGAACCGTGGTCTGCTCCAGCTTCTCTCCGGTAACTACGAACAGGGGTGGAGAGAGTATGAATGGCGCTGGAAGAAGCGCCGTTTCACGTCGCCCCGGCGGCAGTTCGACGTGCCGCAATGGGGGGGGGAACCCATTGCAGGCAGACGGATTCTGATTCACGCTGAGCAGGGATTTGGCGACACGATCCAATTCTCCCGGTACCTCCCGCAGGTCTCGGCGCGGGGAGCAGAGGTGATCTTCGAATGTCACCCCCAGCTTGTGAACCTGATGAGATCGCTGTCCGGGGGCATTCACGTCGTCCCCTTCGGCCGCGCGCTTCCCCGGTTCGATCTGCAGTGCCCGCTCTTGTCCCTGCCCGGCATCTTCGGGACGACCCTTGCAACTATACCTTCACAGATCCCCTACCTGTCCGAGCCGGTTGGCAGTCGCCAGTTCTGGGGCAGCATCCTTCCCGCCACCCCGGGATTTAAGGTTGGGCTTTGCTGGAAGGGGAAACAGTACCCTGACCCCGGCCGGAGTTGTCCGACAGGCGATCTTGCCGCCTTGGGTGACGGAATCCCTGGCACGGAGTTTTTTTCCCTCCAGATGGACGAAGAACATGCCCGGCTCCCCTTCCCGTGTAACGGTTTTGCCCCCTTACTCCTTGATTTCTGCGATACGGCGGCGCTGATTGGCCGGCTTGATCTGGTGATAAGTATCGACACGGCCGTGGCTCACCTTGCGGGGGCACTCGGCAGCGAGACGTGGGTCATGCTGCCGTATTCGCCGGATTGGCGCTGGGGGAGGCAGGGGGATACCACACCGTGGTATCCGAATATGCGGCTGTTCAGGCAGAAGGAAATAAACGGATGGGTTTCCCTTGTGGAAAAGGTTGCCAGCGAACTGACACGGTGGTGCGCTGCCCGGGGACGCGCGCCCTACTCCGCCATCAAAGCATAG
- a CDS encoding 4Fe-4S dicluster domain-containing protein, whose amino-acid sequence MMNRREFCKKAMIVVGGIALPLAALEVFNPKRLRAEKEGAGKVRWVFLVDTHKCVGCGFCVKACKIENEIPYDANVTRTWVERYVITRDGKAHIDSPKGARDGFTTTKIDQNKEGMLDIPSADIVKAFFVPKLCNQCDNPPCVQVCPVGATYQTEDGVVLVDRSWCIGCGYCIMGCPYSVRFFHPVYHVAEKCNFCYHRISQGMKTACVEACPFGARRIGNLRDPDDPVTKIIMTERVNVLKEEYGTKPQVFYLGFSKEVK is encoded by the coding sequence ATGATGAACCGCCGCGAATTTTGCAAAAAGGCCATGATCGTTGTTGGCGGCATTGCCTTGCCGCTTGCCGCCCTGGAGGTCTTCAACCCCAAGAGACTGCGGGCTGAGAAAGAGGGTGCAGGCAAGGTGCGCTGGGTGTTCCTCGTTGATACCCACAAATGCGTGGGGTGCGGATTCTGTGTCAAGGCCTGCAAGATCGAGAACGAAATCCCCTATGATGCGAACGTAACACGAACCTGGGTCGAGCGTTATGTGATAACCAGAGACGGTAAAGCGCACATCGATTCACCCAAGGGGGCTCGGGACGGTTTCACGACCACAAAGATTGACCAGAATAAGGAAGGTATGCTGGACATACCGTCAGCGGATATAGTGAAGGCTTTTTTCGTCCCCAAGCTCTGCAACCAGTGTGATAACCCACCGTGCGTCCAGGTTTGTCCGGTCGGCGCAACTTACCAAACCGAGGACGGGGTGGTGCTGGTTGACCGCAGTTGGTGCATCGGCTGCGGCTATTGCATCATGGGGTGCCCGTACAGTGTCCGATTCTTTCATCCTGTGTACCATGTAGCAGAAAAGTGCAACTTCTGTTATCACCGCATTTCCCAAGGGATGAAAACTGCCTGCGTGGAAGCCTGTCCGTTCGGTGCGCGCAGGATCGGCAACCTGCGCGACCCGGATGACCCGGTAACAAAGATTATCATGACGGAACGGGTGAACGTTTTGAAGGAAGAGTACGGCACCAAGCCGCAGGTGTTCTACCTCGGGTTTTCGAAGGAGGTAAAATAG
- the nrfD gene encoding NrfD/PsrC family molybdoenzyme membrane anchor subunit — translation MVHGEAWTIKEFFVYPNEYIYWSIQIVMYPYMTGLVAGAFVLSSLYHVFGVKQLKEIARFSLVFSLALLPVAMMPLLLHLQQPFRGINVLMTPHFTSAIAAFGIVFTTYGMIVASEIWFVYRQFIVENVLALRGKQERSMVEALRLAIYTVLAMGAMDLSVEALHRDERAVGRLAAIGIPVACFLHGYAGFIFGSVKANALWMTPLMPVIFICSAIVSGIALCMITYIVTVEVRKLVLTKKSKNNPWLPSTEDLKSAEIQVVTMTAKYLIMFMVLAITLELLDLIFRGYTAVRSWDILRSVIYEKDFTKIFILQYGLGNLVPFILLLMPRLTVRRAAIGSLLVLLGVFMMRWNVVIGGQAFSASFAGFMEYRLPILPDSLETFKEGLFGALAVIVTPFILFYLVTRVLPVFGVRDTH, via the coding sequence ATGGTACACGGTGAAGCCTGGACTATAAAAGAGTTCTTCGTCTATCCCAACGAATATATTTACTGGTCCATCCAGATCGTCATGTATCCCTACATGACCGGTCTTGTGGCGGGCGCCTTTGTTCTTTCATCCCTGTACCATGTTTTCGGGGTCAAACAGTTGAAGGAGATCGCACGTTTTTCCCTGGTATTTTCACTGGCCCTGCTTCCTGTGGCCATGATGCCTCTGTTACTCCATCTGCAGCAACCGTTCAGGGGGATCAACGTCTTGATGACGCCTCACTTCACTTCAGCAATTGCAGCCTTCGGCATCGTCTTTACCACGTATGGCATGATTGTGGCTTCTGAAATATGGTTCGTCTACCGCCAATTCATCGTCGAAAACGTTCTGGCTTTACGCGGGAAACAGGAACGAAGCATGGTGGAGGCACTCCGGTTGGCCATCTATACGGTGCTCGCCATGGGTGCCATGGATCTCAGTGTCGAGGCCTTGCACAGAGACGAGCGGGCCGTGGGACGCCTTGCGGCGATCGGTATCCCGGTGGCATGTTTTCTTCATGGATACGCGGGCTTCATTTTTGGCTCCGTCAAGGCCAATGCCCTCTGGATGACCCCGCTCATGCCGGTTATCTTCATCTGTTCCGCCATCGTGTCGGGTATTGCCCTGTGCATGATCACCTATATCGTTACCGTAGAGGTCCGGAAGCTGGTTCTGACAAAGAAGTCGAAGAACAATCCGTGGCTACCCTCCACGGAGGACCTCAAAAGCGCTGAGATTCAGGTCGTCACCATGACGGCCAAGTACCTGATCATGTTCATGGTCCTGGCGATTACCCTGGAACTACTGGACCTGATCTTCCGCGGTTATACGGCGGTCAGGTCGTGGGACATTCTGCGCAGCGTCATCTACGAAAAAGACTTCACCAAGATCTTCATCCTCCAGTACGGGTTGGGCAACCTGGTCCCCTTTATCCTGCTCCTCATGCCGCGCTTGACGGTCCGCAGGGCAGCAATCGGCTCCCTTCTGGTGCTGCTGGGGGTTTTCATGATGCGCTGGAACGTTGTCATCGGAGGCCAGGCCTTTTCGGCCTCGTTTGCCGGTTTCATGGAGTACCGCCTCCCCATATTGCCCGATAGTCTGGAAACCTTCAAAGAGGGCTTATTCGGCGCCTTGGCGGTCATTGTCACCCCTTTCATACTTTTCTATCTGGTGACGAGGGTCCTGCCGGTTTTCGGGGTAAGGGATACGCACTGA
- the trxB gene encoding thioredoxin-disulfide reductase produces MEAVHHQLIILGAGPAGYTAAIYAARANLNPVLITGIQPGGQLTTTTEVDNWPGEHGGILGPDLMERMRQHAERFNTQIVVDHIKRADLLQRPFVLEGDSGFYTCDALIIATGASAKYLGLPSEKAFKGKGVSACATCDGFFYRGQDVAVIGGGSTAVEEALYLSNIARHVTVVHRREQFRAEKILADRLIEKTKSGNVTIEWHHVLDEVLGDASGVTGIRIRHRSGSTKEVPVHGVFIAIGHTPNTTLFEGQLDMDNGYIRTKCSLEGNLTATNIQGVFAAGDVQDYYYRQAITSAGSGCMAALDAERYLEMLK; encoded by the coding sequence ATGGAGGCAGTGCACCATCAATTGATCATTCTCGGCGCAGGACCTGCCGGTTACACTGCGGCCATTTATGCTGCGCGGGCTAACCTGAACCCGGTTCTCATAACCGGCATACAGCCGGGCGGACAGTTGACGACGACAACAGAGGTGGACAACTGGCCGGGAGAACACGGGGGCATCCTGGGGCCCGACCTGATGGAGCGCATGAGGCAGCACGCCGAACGGTTCAACACGCAGATAGTGGTGGATCACATCAAGCGGGCCGACCTTCTCCAGAGGCCATTCGTGCTCGAAGGTGACAGCGGCTTCTACACCTGTGATGCCCTGATCATTGCCACCGGCGCCTCGGCCAAGTACCTGGGGCTCCCGTCCGAGAAGGCATTTAAAGGGAAAGGCGTTTCCGCCTGCGCTACCTGTGACGGTTTTTTCTATCGTGGACAGGATGTGGCGGTAATCGGCGGTGGCAGCACGGCGGTGGAGGAGGCGCTCTATCTCTCCAATATCGCTCGGCACGTTACGGTGGTTCATCGGCGCGAACAGTTCCGTGCCGAAAAGATCTTGGCAGACCGGCTGATTGAAAAAACCAAGAGCGGCAATGTAACGATCGAGTGGCATCATGTCCTGGACGAGGTGCTGGGCGATGCCAGCGGCGTGACCGGCATCCGCATCCGTCATCGGAGCGGCTCAACCAAGGAGGTGCCGGTCCACGGGGTATTCATTGCCATCGGTCACACGCCGAATACCACCCTGTTCGAGGGACAGTTGGATATGGACAATGGTTATATTCGTACCAAGTGCAGCCTTGAGGGAAACCTCACGGCCACTAACATCCAGGGCGTCTTTGCTGCCGGTGACGTTCAGGATTATTATTACCGCCAGGCGATCACGTCGGCCGGAAGCGGATGCATGGCTGCCCTAGATGCGGAACGCTATCTCGAAATGCTCAAATAG
- a CDS encoding tetratricopeptide repeat protein: MASVIDSSSLSSLFSAMSDTTARDNAAVNALNSGLTLFQNKKYQQAAAAFRQALAYNPGTTGNLDASTYDNIKSAYSYLAQSYLKLGKDKDAIATYKQALRFDPTQDDVYVSLANIYIQDKRPADAEKALRTATRLNPQNVVAPYTLGQLLVQQKRPQEAESFFRKAVKLAPKDGNAYYGLGLSLEQQGKTDDAIQALQKATTLKTDFTAAIYELGNAYAKKGQTDKAQAQIAALTKINTSESLSDATTLKATIKQPKMVVIDTTKSTFNTTLGAVPLLALDSQFIQPDASKEVSVSFLFDSSMDPSSVNNISNWTIRKAQGAVINGHTGLYDNGAYRSSDTVVPPMPSRVVYDATTQEATIYFSLRQNDSVSGTIDTSRIVFSFNGQDVNGKKMDSTADQIDGFSGKAF, translated from the coding sequence ATGGCATCCGTAATAGATTCAAGCAGTCTCAGCTCATTGTTTTCGGCCATGTCCGATACGACAGCCCGCGACAATGCTGCCGTAAATGCGTTGAACAGCGGCTTGACCCTTTTTCAAAATAAAAAGTATCAGCAGGCTGCAGCCGCCTTCAGGCAGGCTCTCGCATATAATCCGGGTACCACCGGTAACCTTGATGCGTCCACGTACGATAATATCAAGTCGGCCTACAGTTATCTGGCGCAGTCTTACTTGAAACTGGGCAAGGACAAGGACGCCATTGCCACCTATAAGCAGGCTCTCCGGTTCGATCCCACCCAGGATGATGTCTATGTAAGTCTGGCAAACATCTATATTCAGGATAAACGTCCGGCAGACGCCGAGAAGGCACTGCGGACCGCCACGAGGCTCAACCCGCAAAATGTCGTTGCCCCTTATACCCTTGGGCAGCTTCTTGTCCAACAGAAGAGGCCCCAGGAAGCGGAGTCCTTTTTCAGAAAGGCGGTGAAGCTCGCACCGAAGGACGGGAACGCATACTATGGACTTGGTCTGTCCCTTGAGCAGCAGGGTAAAACCGACGATGCCATCCAGGCATTGCAAAAGGCGACCACCCTCAAGACGGATTTTACGGCGGCCATCTATGAGCTTGGCAATGCCTATGCAAAAAAAGGCCAGACTGACAAAGCCCAAGCCCAGATAGCCGCTCTTACGAAGATCAACACGAGTGAGAGCCTTTCCGATGCGACGACCCTCAAGGCCACGATCAAGCAGCCCAAGATGGTTGTGATCGACACGACCAAAAGCACCTTCAACACGACCCTCGGTGCCGTGCCGCTGCTTGCGCTCGACAGCCAGTTCATTCAACCGGACGCTTCGAAGGAGGTTTCGGTCAGCTTCCTGTTTGATTCGAGCATGGACCCCTCGTCGGTCAATAATATCAGTAACTGGACTATTCGCAAGGCTCAGGGGGCCGTCATCAACGGGCATACAGGCCTGTACGACAACGGAGCCTACCGGTCATCCGATACGGTTGTGCCGCCTATGCCTTCACGAGTGGTGTATGACGCTACGACTCAAGAGGCAACGATCTATTTTTCATTGCGGCAGAATGATTCGGTGTCCGGGACTATCGATACCTCCCGGATCGTCTTTTCTTTCAACGGACAAGATGTCAACGGTAAAAAGATGGATTCCACCGCCGATCAAATCGACGGCTTCTCGGGAAAAGCATTTTAG
- a CDS encoding cytochrome c3 family protein gives MKYKTAKACWACHKDKYGVIRNSPHSSISCENCHGPNYDHPRDPLGLTIDRTRSLCIRCHSFLPYKTSDRGGIRGINPETHYPQAECVLCHIPHNPKPMNQKQEARS, from the coding sequence GTGAAATACAAGACCGCCAAGGCATGTTGGGCGTGTCACAAGGACAAGTACGGCGTTATCAGAAATTCACCGCACAGCTCTATCAGCTGCGAAAACTGCCACGGCCCCAATTACGACCACCCCAGGGACCCCCTCGGCCTGACCATCGACCGTACCCGGTCCCTGTGCATCCGCTGTCACTCGTTTCTCCCTTATAAAACAAGCGACCGCGGCGGCATACGCGGTATCAATCCTGAAACCCATTATCCCCAGGCCGAATGTGTGCTCTGCCATATCCCCCACAACCCGAAGCCGATGAACCAGAAGCAGGAGGCAAGGTCATGA
- the flaF gene encoding flagellar biosynthesis regulator FlaF has protein sequence MQYSLNAYTEIQKEGLSGRELEASVISRAGLMLKQVQENWNTPNRSEKLLEAVKFNQKVWSFFQAELAEPSNPLPKKLREDILNLSLFIDKRLFEVLAFPDPEKLTIVIDINFNIAAGLRTKPELPA, from the coding sequence ATGCAATATAGTCTTAATGCATATACCGAAATACAGAAGGAAGGGCTGAGTGGCAGGGAACTGGAGGCTTCCGTCATCTCGCGAGCGGGCCTGATGCTGAAGCAGGTGCAGGAGAACTGGAATACGCCCAATAGAAGCGAAAAACTCTTGGAGGCGGTGAAATTCAATCAGAAGGTGTGGAGCTTTTTTCAGGCAGAGCTTGCCGAACCCTCCAACCCGCTCCCCAAAAAACTCCGCGAAGATATCCTCAATCTGAGCCTTTTCATAGACAAGCGTCTCTTCGAGGTCCTGGCATTCCCGGACCCGGAGAAACTCACTATCGTCATCGACATCAATTTTAATATTGCCGCGGGGTTGCGGACCAAACCGGAACTACCGGCATAG